TCCCGCACCTTCCAGCTTCTCCAGGTCTTTCCCAACCTGTCGGTGCGGGAGAACCTGATCCTGGCGGGGCAGGAGCACAAGGGCAGCATGATCGGCCGCCTGTTCGGCGCCCGCGATGCCGGGCTGACCGCCGAGGCCGACCGGATGATCGCCTTCTTCAAGCTGGAGCATCTGGCCGACCAGAAGGCCGGCGGCCTGTCCTACGGCCAGCAGAAACTGCTCGACGCCGCGATGGCCTTCATGGCCGGACCGCGGCTGGTCCTGCTCGACGAGCCGGCGGGGGGCGTGAACCTGACGATGCTGGCGAACCTGAAGGAGCGCTTGCAGACCATCAACCGGGAGCTGGGCGCCACCTTCGTGGTGATCGAACACAACATGGATTTCGTGATGAGCCTGTGTTCGCGCGTGGTGGTGATGGCGGAAGGCAAGGTGCTGGCCGAAGGCTCGCCCGCGGCCATCCGCAGCGACCCGGCGGTGATCGAAGCCTATCTGGGCCATTGAGGGAGACGCCGACCATGAGCCCTGCCATAACCCTTGCGGACCAGCCGATCCTGACCCTGTCCGGCGTGGTTGCCGGCTATGGCCAGATGACCATCCTGAACGGCACCGCCTTCTCGGTGCCGCGCGGCTCGATCACCACGGTCATCGGCCCGAATGGCGCCGGCAAATCGACCGTCTTCAAGACCATCTTCGGCCTGCTGCCGGCGCGGGAGGGAAAAATCCTCTTCGACGGGCGCGACATCACCAACCGGACGCCGCGCGACCTGCTGGAAGCCGGCATCTGCTACATTCCCCAGGGCCGCAACATCTTCCCCGAGCTGTCGGTCCGCCACAACATCGAACTCGGCGCCGTCGCCGCCGGGCGCGGCATCACCGACATGCCGCGGCGGATCGAAGCGGCGCTGGACCGCTTCCCCGTGCTGCGCCTGAAGGCCGGCCAGCAGGCCTCCACCCTGTCGGGCGGACAGCAGAAGCAGTTGGAGATCGTCCGCGGCCTGCTGCTGGATCCCAAACTGATCCTGATCGACGAGCCCTCGATCGGCCTGTCGCCGGCGATGGTGGCGGAGACCTTCCAGATCCTGCTGGAACAGCGGGCCAGGGGCGTCTCGGTGCTGATGATCGAACAGAACGCCCGCTCGGCGCTGGCGATGTCGGACTATGGACTGGTCCTCGAACTGGGCCAGACCCGCATGTTCGACAGCGCGGCGGCAATCCTGTCCGACCCGCGCGTCGGACAGCTGTTCCTCGGCGGCAGCCTGGAAAAGACCACCGCACCCTGAGCGCCGGGTTCCGCCGCCGACCACCGTATATGGACGCTCCTTCCGGCACCCGGACACCCAGGTCCGGGCATTGGATTTTCTGCGGGAATGCGTCCATGATCACACAATCTATGACCCGGACCATCTTGGCGGGCGGCATCCTCTTCGCCGTCCTGTCCTTCGCCGTCCACGAATCCGGTTTGGCCGACATCCGGTTCCATCCGGCATCGCATCAGCCCGGTGATGCGTCGGAAATCGCCCAGCCCCTCCCCACCAACGGGAAACTGTCGGCCCGGGCCTTCGACCAGGCCCATCAGACGCTTCGCCCGGACGGCACCCGGCAGTCGCCGATGGCGTGGCCCTGATCGCACGCTGACCGGCAGCGCACCTCCCTTCCAGCCCGCTCCCAACCATCCGTCCGGGCGATAAGACGCATCGGCAGGAAAGATTTTACGCCTGACGAACTGATTTGTAGGCTGACGGTATGACGGTCGCACAACAAGACGACCGCGGAACTCCAAGAACGGCGTTTCCGCCGCTTGCCAACAACAATTGAGTTCGACCGCCATGGCCGCTGCTGCCGGCCATGCGCGGGACCGCGTCCTTGGGAGGGTGCAAGATGTCCGATGCCGTGGTGCGGGTGGTGCCGTCGCGCGCCGCCACCGCGCAATCCGTATCCTTGATTCTGCCGGTCATCCTGCCGGTTATGGCGGCGGTTCTCGTCGCTCCGGTCATTCCCGACATCAGCCGGGCCTTCGCCGCAGAGCCGAACGCCGGACTGCTTGTTCCGGTCGCCATCACGATCCCGGCGCTGATGCTGGCCCTGTTCTCGCCGCTCGCCGGGTGGCTGGCCGACCGGTTCGGGCGCAAGCGCCTGCTGGTCGCCGCCCTGCTGGTCTATGCGGTGTGCGGCGTGGCGCCGATCTGGCTCGACCATCTGCCGGCGATCATCCTGGCCCGCGCGCTGCTCGGGATTTGCGAGGCGGCGGTGATGACCTGCTCGACCACGCTGATCTGCGATCACAATCAGGGCCGCGAGCGCGAGCGCTGGCTGGCGATGCAGTCGGTGGTGGCCTCCCTGTCGGCGATTCCGCTGATCGCCGTGGGTGGCCTGCTCGGCGAACAGGGCTGGCGCACGCCCTTCGCGATCTACGGACTGGCGGCCTTCCTCGCGCCGGTCATCCTGTTCCTGGTGGAAGAGGCGCCGAAGGAGCTTCACAAAACGGTGGAGACCGCGTCCGCCCTTCCCTGGCGGCGCTTCGCCACAGTCAGCCTGCTGGTGCTGACGGCAAGCCTGCTGTTCTACATCGTGCCGATCCAGATGGGCTTTCTCCTGGCGATCCAGGGCATCGCCTCGCCTCAGATGATCGGGCTGGCGACCGCCACCGGCAGTCTCGCCATCCCCGTCGGCGCCCTGCTGTTCCGCCGCCTGTCGCGCAAATCCACGCCGCTGATGGCCGGGCTGGCCTTCGCCGGCATGGGGCTGGGGCTGCTGGTGATGGCGATGGCCGGCGATTTTCCAAGCATCGTCGCCGGTGCGGTCCTGCACGGCTTCGGCTGGGGCATCGCGCTGCCGCTGCTGCTGACGGTGGCGATGGCCGGACTGCCCTTCGATCTGCGCGGACGCGGCACCGGGCTGTTCATGGGGGCGGTGTTCATCGGCCAGTTCCTCAGCCCGCTGGGCGTGGCCGCCGTCGACCGTCTGGCGGGCGGACTGCTTCCCGCGATCGAGATCTTCGCCGTCTGCGGCCTTCTGCTTGCCGCGACCGCCACGCTGACCCTGCGCGGCACCCAGACAGGGCAGTAACAAGAGACCGGCCAACACCACGAAAAGCCGGACCGAACCGCCTCCGATCCAGAGGGGCGGCAAAAACCCGAACATTCAAAAAATGACAGGAAGGGAACGATGACTGTAATGGCGTACTCTCGCGAAAGCCGCGTTTCCGGTGGAGTTTCATCATTGGCCATCGCCGTGGCCGTGGCGGGATGGCTGGGCCTCGCAACCAGCCCCGCCGAGGCGACGGAAGGGGGAACTTCGCAGTATATCGGCGGTTCGGCGCAGTTCTACGGCGCCGGCATTCCGCCCTTTCCCGGCACCTATATATTGTCGCAGACGAACTTTTACGCGGCCAACCGCCTGAATGACGGCAATGGCAACAAGATCCCCATCGATTTTTCGCTGAAGACCTATTCCAACACCTTCCGTCTCCTGCATGTCAGCGACCTCAAGCTGGCAGGGGCGGACGTCTGGGGGCAGCTGGTGCTTCCCGTCGTCCATGGTGATCTCAGCATCATGGGCCGTGGCGACACCCAGACCTCCATCGCCGACGTGACCGGCACGGCCGGACTGGTCTGGCACATGGACGGCCATTCCCTGGTCGTCGGCCTGGACATCGCCGCCCCCACCGGCCGTTACAAGAAGGAGAACATGTTCAACATCGGGGCCAACCACTGGGCGATCCAGCCCGTGGTGGGCTACAAGTATTTCGACCCGCAAGGGCTGGATCTCTCCCTGGTGCCCCGCGTCGTTTTCAACACCAAGAACACGGCGACCGACTACACGTCCGGCAACGAGCTGTATGTCGATTACGCGGTCGGCTGGAATTTCGGCCCGACCAAGGTCGGTTTGGTCGGCTACGCCTATCAGCAGCTCACCGACGACAAGGGACGCGGCGTCGGTTCCGATGGCAACAAGGGCAAGGCCTTCGCCATCGGCCCGTCGCTGACCTACAGCTTCAGTCCCGGACTGCATGTCAGCGGATCCTGGCAGCGCGATCTGGTGGCCGAACATCGGACCCAGGGCAATAACCTGTGGGTCAATGTGGGCTTCAAGCTCTGACGGTCCCAACAAGGAAGCATCGTCATGACATCGCAGCATGAAGGGGCTGGCGGAAGCCCGCTGTTCCGCCTGGACGGTCGGGTAATGGTCGTCACCGGCGCCGGCCGGGGCATCGGGCTGGCGGTGGCGGAGCAGGCGGCGCTCGCCGGGGCGGCGGTCGTGCTGTCCAGCGAGGATGCGGCGGCCTGCGAAACCGCGGCGGCCGGGCTGCGCGACCGGGGCCTGACGGCTCTGGCCGTGGCCTGCGACGTCCGCCGGCCGGAACAGCTGTCCGCCCTGCTGTCGGCCACGCTCGACCGCTTCGGCCGCCTCGACAGCCTGGTCGCCAATGCCGGCGTCACGCTGGAGGAGGGGCCGAGCGCCCGGGTGTCGGACGATGCCTACCGGACCATGATGACGATCAACCTGGACTCCACCGTCCGGCTCTGCACGCTCGCCGCTCCCCTCATGGCGGAGCGCGGCGGTGGGTCCATCATCGTCATGTCCAGCCTCGCCGGGCTGCGCGGCAACCGCAATCTCGGCGTCTATGCGCTGACCAAGGCGGCCAACGCGCAGCTCGCCCGCAATCTGGCGGTTGAATGGGGGGCGGCGAACATCCGCGCCAACGCCGTCGCCCCCGGCCTGATCGACACCGCCTTCGCCGGGCCGCTGAAGGAGAAACCCGAGGCGCTGCGCCGCCGGCTCGACCGCACGCCGCTCGGCCGCATGGGACGGCCGGAGGAGGTGGCCGGCGCCGTCCTGTTCCTCGCCAGCCCGGCGGGCGCCTTCGTCACCGGGCAGACGCTCGTCGTCGACGGCGGTACGCTGATCGCCGATTGACCCACAGCCACCCAAAGGACCAGCCATGTTCCAACTGCGCACCTACACGCTCGCCAGCGCCGAGGCGGCGGACCGCTACCTGTCCGTCCATTGGCCGCGCCATCTCGACAGCCTGCCCGCCTTCGGCATCACCGTCCATGGCGTCTGGCGGTCGGTCGATCCCGACGCGCCGGCCCGTGTCTTCGCCCTGGTCTCCTTCGCGCCAGGGGCCGACATCGCCGCGGTGAACGCCGCCTATATGCAAAGCGACGCCTTCCGCGCCGACATGGATGGCTTCGACATCAGCGCCATCCGTGGCGTCGAGGCGCAGCTGCTCGCCACTCTGCCCGGCCTCCCGCCGCTCTGATCCGGCTGGGCCGATGCATCGTGGACGACGAGCCTTCGCCGACGATGCATCGGTCCCACCGATGCAAGACATCGCAACAGACCATTGGTCAGCGCTTCGGCCAATGTGCAGTATGAAATAACAGTCCGGCCAACGAACGATCTTCACCGACCTTTCCGACCGCCGCTTCCCGAATTCATCCCTGCTGATCCGTGCGCCGCCGCGCGCCACGCCCCCGGCTTGCCCGGACGGCGCCCCGGTTCCGGATCCCGCAAGGGCGCACGCCATCTGATCAAGAGGCTTCCATCATGGCCATCGTCGGCATCGATACCGTCCTGTATGGGGTCGAGGATCTCGATCTCAGCACCCGCTTCTTCGAGGATTTCGGCCTTCCGCTGCTGTCGCGCAGCGCGGAGGAGAGCGTCTTCCGCCTCGATGAGGGCTCCACCGTCCTGCTGCGCCCCTACGGCCATCCCAGCGTTCCGAAGGGAACCTACCAGGGCTATGGCGTCAAGGAGACCATCTGGGGCGTCGACAGCCAGGAGAGCTTCGACCGGCTGGTCCGCGACATCGGCAGCGACCGCGAGGTGACGGTTGGGCCGGACGGGGCGGCGCGCTTCCGCACCGACTGCGACCTGCCGGTCGGCCTGCGGGTCTTCAACCGCAAGAAGGTGGTCTACGCCCCCGATCCGCTGAACGCGCCGGGCCATGTCGGCCGCCTGAACCAGCACCGCAAATGGAAGCGGCGCGCCCGGCCGAAGACGCTGAACCATGTCGTCTTCGCGGTGGAGGATTACTGGAAGAGCTTCGCCTTCTTCCGCGACCGGCTGAAGTTCCGCCTGTCCGACCACCAGAAGCAGGTCGGCATCTACAGCCGCTGCGACGGCGCCAACGACCACCACAACATGTTCCTGGCCGATTGCAAGCTGCCGGGCATGCCGGGCCACCCCGCCTTCCACCACTGCAATTTCGGCGTCGAGGACATCGACGAGGTGATGGTCGGCTCCAACTACATGACGCGCCAGGGCTGGAAGCACGGCTTCCTCGGCACCGGCCGCCACCGCATCGCCTCGGCCCTGTTCTGCTACCTGCTGTGCCCGGCGGGCGGCGAGGCCGAATACGGCGCCGACAGCGACTATCTCGACGACAACTGGATCCCGCGCGAGTGGGAGTTCCGCTTCGGCACCGCGACCTGGATGCACTCCATGCCGCATTTCATGCAGGAAGAGGTGCCGTGGGACGTCGAGTTCTACAAGGAGTTCCTGCCGCCGCGGAAATGACGCGGCAACAGGCGAAGCAAGAACCGGGAAAACACGGATTGGGAAGGACCGGCGGCCGATCCGCCGGCCTTCGGAGGGAACGAGCAGCATGAAACCTGTCGAAAAGATCCTGGTGGTGGGCGGCGGCATCGGCGGACTGGGCGCCGCCATCGCGCTGCGCCGCCGCGGCTTCGCCGTCGATCTGGTGGAGGTGAAGCCGGACTGGACGGTCTACGGCGTCGGCATCATCGTGCAATGCAACGTGGTGCGGGCCATCGCCCAGCTCGGCATCCTCGACCGCTTCCTCGATTCCGCCTTCAGCTTCGACAATGTCAGCATCTACCGCACCGACGGCGGGCGCCTCGCCACCATTCCGGGGCACCGGCTGGCCGGTCCCGATTATCCGGCCAATGTCGGCGTGTCGCGCCGCGCCCTGCACAATGTGCTGGTGGCGTCGGCGGCCGAGCTGGGCGCCTCGCTGCGTCTCGGTGTCACCGTCGAAACGCTGAAGGATGATGGGGACGGGGTGGATGTCCTGTTCACCGATGGCCGGCTCGAGCGCTACGATCTGGTGATCGGCGCCGATGGGCTGTTCTCCAAGATCCGTGGCCTGTTGTGGGGCGACGCGGTGCGGCCACGCTTCACCGGCCAGTCGGTCTGGCGCTACAATTTCCGCCGCCGGCCGGAGGTCGACCACCTGATGTCCTTCACCGGGCCGGAGGCGAATGCCGGGCTGGTGCCGCTGGCCGACGACCTGATGTACATGTATGTGACCTCGGTCGAACCGGGCAATCCGCGCATGGAGACGGCGCAGCTGCCCGCTCTGATGCGCGAGCGGCTGGCCGGCTTCGGCGGCCTCATCGGTGAGCTGCGCGAGGAGATCACCGACCCCGAAGGCGTCGTCTACAAGCCGCTGGAGGTGGTCTTCACCCCGGAGCCGTGGCATCGCGGCCGTGTCGTGCTGATCGGCGACGCCGCCCACGCCACCACCCCGCATCTGGGCCAGGGCGCCGGCATGGCGATCGAGGATGTGCTGGTGCTGGCCGAGGAGCTGGAGCGCGGCGGGCCACTGGAGCGGGTCTTCACCGCCTACATGGACCGCCGCCTGCCGCGCTGCAAATACATTGCCGAGACCTCCATCCAGATCGGCGAGTGGGAGATGAACAAGGTCGACATCGACCGCTCCCCCATCGTCCGGC
The sequence above is a segment of the Azospirillum sp. TSH100 genome. Coding sequences within it:
- a CDS encoding ABC transporter ATP-binding protein, producing the protein MTHVLDVSGLKKHFGGVKAVDGVSFTVEEGEILGLIGPNGCGKSTLFNCILGQLTPTEGEVKLDGRVVTGLYPAQLNRLGVSRTFQLLQVFPNLSVRENLILAGQEHKGSMIGRLFGARDAGLTAEADRMIAFFKLEHLADQKAGGLSYGQQKLLDAAMAFMAGPRLVLLDEPAGGVNLTMLANLKERLQTINRELGATFVVIEHNMDFVMSLCSRVVVMAEGKVLAEGSPAAIRSDPAVIEAYLGH
- a CDS encoding ABC transporter ATP-binding protein; its protein translation is MSPAITLADQPILTLSGVVAGYGQMTILNGTAFSVPRGSITTVIGPNGAGKSTVFKTIFGLLPAREGKILFDGRDITNRTPRDLLEAGICYIPQGRNIFPELSVRHNIELGAVAAGRGITDMPRRIEAALDRFPVLRLKAGQQASTLSGGQQKQLEIVRGLLLDPKLILIDEPSIGLSPAMVAETFQILLEQRARGVSVLMIEQNARSALAMSDYGLVLELGQTRMFDSAAAILSDPRVGQLFLGGSLEKTTAP
- a CDS encoding MFS transporter, whose protein sequence is MSDAVVRVVPSRAATAQSVSLILPVILPVMAAVLVAPVIPDISRAFAAEPNAGLLVPVAITIPALMLALFSPLAGWLADRFGRKRLLVAALLVYAVCGVAPIWLDHLPAIILARALLGICEAAVMTCSTTLICDHNQGRERERWLAMQSVVASLSAIPLIAVGGLLGEQGWRTPFAIYGLAAFLAPVILFLVEEAPKELHKTVETASALPWRRFATVSLLVLTASLLFYIVPIQMGFLLAIQGIASPQMIGLATATGSLAIPVGALLFRRLSRKSTPLMAGLAFAGMGLGLLVMAMAGDFPSIVAGAVLHGFGWGIALPLLLTVAMAGLPFDLRGRGTGLFMGAVFIGQFLSPLGVAAVDRLAGGLLPAIEIFAVCGLLLAATATLTLRGTQTGQ
- a CDS encoding transporter, which produces MAIAVAVAGWLGLATSPAEATEGGTSQYIGGSAQFYGAGIPPFPGTYILSQTNFYAANRLNDGNGNKIPIDFSLKTYSNTFRLLHVSDLKLAGADVWGQLVLPVVHGDLSIMGRGDTQTSIADVTGTAGLVWHMDGHSLVVGLDIAAPTGRYKKENMFNIGANHWAIQPVVGYKYFDPQGLDLSLVPRVVFNTKNTATDYTSGNELYVDYAVGWNFGPTKVGLVGYAYQQLTDDKGRGVGSDGNKGKAFAIGPSLTYSFSPGLHVSGSWQRDLVAEHRTQGNNLWVNVGFKL
- a CDS encoding SDR family NAD(P)-dependent oxidoreductase; this encodes MTSQHEGAGGSPLFRLDGRVMVVTGAGRGIGLAVAEQAALAGAAVVLSSEDAAACETAAAGLRDRGLTALAVACDVRRPEQLSALLSATLDRFGRLDSLVANAGVTLEEGPSARVSDDAYRTMMTINLDSTVRLCTLAAPLMAERGGGSIIVMSSLAGLRGNRNLGVYALTKAANAQLARNLAVEWGAANIRANAVAPGLIDTAFAGPLKEKPEALRRRLDRTPLGRMGRPEEVAGAVLFLASPAGAFVTGQTLVVDGGTLIAD
- a CDS encoding NIPSNAP family protein gives rise to the protein MFQLRTYTLASAEAADRYLSVHWPRHLDSLPAFGITVHGVWRSVDPDAPARVFALVSFAPGADIAAVNAAYMQSDAFRADMDGFDISAIRGVEAQLLATLPGLPPL
- a CDS encoding VOC family protein, which translates into the protein MAIVGIDTVLYGVEDLDLSTRFFEDFGLPLLSRSAEESVFRLDEGSTVLLRPYGHPSVPKGTYQGYGVKETIWGVDSQESFDRLVRDIGSDREVTVGPDGAARFRTDCDLPVGLRVFNRKKVVYAPDPLNAPGHVGRLNQHRKWKRRARPKTLNHVVFAVEDYWKSFAFFRDRLKFRLSDHQKQVGIYSRCDGANDHHNMFLADCKLPGMPGHPAFHHCNFGVEDIDEVMVGSNYMTRQGWKHGFLGTGRHRIASALFCYLLCPAGGEAEYGADSDYLDDNWIPREWEFRFGTATWMHSMPHFMQEEVPWDVEFYKEFLPPRK
- a CDS encoding FAD-dependent oxidoreductase is translated as MKPVEKILVVGGGIGGLGAAIALRRRGFAVDLVEVKPDWTVYGVGIIVQCNVVRAIAQLGILDRFLDSAFSFDNVSIYRTDGGRLATIPGHRLAGPDYPANVGVSRRALHNVLVASAAELGASLRLGVTVETLKDDGDGVDVLFTDGRLERYDLVIGADGLFSKIRGLLWGDAVRPRFTGQSVWRYNFRRRPEVDHLMSFTGPEANAGLVPLADDLMYMYVTSVEPGNPRMETAQLPALMRERLAGFGGLIGELREEITDPEGVVYKPLEVVFTPEPWHRGRVVLIGDAAHATTPHLGQGAGMAIEDVLVLAEELERGGPLERVFTAYMDRRLPRCKYIAETSIQIGEWEMNKVDIDRSPIVRQMLELTAQPI